One Numida meleagris isolate 19003 breed g44 Domestic line chromosome 6, NumMel1.0, whole genome shotgun sequence genomic region harbors:
- the LOC110401843 gene encoding WAS/WASL-interacting protein family member 3-like yields MQRWRSAPLSLPQLLGSGAAAPRHSSPPPGAAPRRPPAAAHRSPRCRRRPPPPPPPPPPPPPPPSSSRPLFSAGFLQTAAARRRGKGGEGRGGRTPRGSGGRCRAGGWRRGEGGVLRRPGGEGEGRQRGAASPRCGAGGGAAERAPDPRRAAGSWALRSPLRRPLTGKLGGSVGSGSFRRRCAIQNNRRGAGRREAGGPPHTPLPHTPPAARPGPALAPRPLSAPKVVPAALPHAIPGSRRGGIRCTPPSAEWGSRGGPGRWG; encoded by the coding sequence ATGCAGCGCTGGCGCAGCGCTCCGCTCTCTCTCCCGCAGTTACTGGGGAGCGGCGCAGCGGCGCCCAGGCACAGCTCCCCGCCGCCAGGCGCAGCGCCGCGCCGTCCTCCCGCCGCCGCTCATCGCTCGccgcgctgccgccgccgccctccgcctcctcctcctcctcctcctcctcctcctcctcctccctcctcctcccgcccTCTCTTCTCCGCCGGATTCCTGCAGACGGCCGCGGCCCGGCGgcgggggaagggaggggaggggagggggggccGAACGCCGCGAGGGAGCGGCGGCCGGTGCCGAGCAGGAGGCTGGCGGCGGGGGGAGGGCGGCGTTTTAAGGCGGCCCGGGGGTGAGGGGGAGGGCCGGCAGCGAGGGGCTGCGTCACCGCGGTGCGGTGCGGGAGGGGGTGCGGCAGAGAGAGCCCCCGACCCGCGGAGGGCTGCGGGAAGTTGGGCGCTGCGCTCCCCGCTCCGCCGCCCCCTCACAGGAAAACTGGGCGGAAGCGTCGGCTCCGGGTCCTTCCGCCGCCGCTGCGCGATCCAAAATAACCGCAGGGGAGCGGGGCGGAGGGAAGCGGGCGGtcccccccacacacccctCCCGCACACCCCTCCCGCTGCCCGGCCGGGCCCAGCGCTCGCCCCGCGGCCGCTCAGCGCTCCCAAAGTAGTTCCCGCGGCGCTGCCTCACGCCATTCCCGGGAGCCGCCGCGGAGGGATACGCTGCACACCGCCGAGCGCTGAGTGGGGGAGCCGCGGGGGCCCGGGCCGGTGGGGCTGA